From Equus quagga isolate Etosha38 unplaced genomic scaffold, UCLA_HA_Equagga_1.0 262_RagTag, whole genome shotgun sequence, one genomic window encodes:
- the LOC124233849 gene encoding carcinoembryonic antigen-related cell adhesion molecule 3-like, producing the protein MQSPSGPAHRGCVPWQALLLAVSILAFWNLPTTVQFTIESVPNNVTEGKDVLLLVHNLTGNILGYMWFKGNGARPHKQIKFYDVDTKAFSTGPLATGRETMYPNGSLLFQNVTTEYAGNYTLLVLKRSLIYEVGTGQVHVYNPGSNTSIGITVIHKDPSYRA; encoded by the exons ATGCAATCACCCTCAGGCCCTGCTCACAGAGGATGTGTCCCTTGGCAGGCGCTCCTCTTGGCAG TCTCAATCTTAGCCTTCTGGAACCTGCCCACCACTGTCCAGTTCACTATTGAGTCGGTGCCGAACAATGTTACTGAAGGAAAGGATGTTCTTCTACTTGTCCACAATCTGACTGGGAATATTCTAGGCTATATGTGGTTCAAAGGGAATGGAGCACGTCCACATAAACAAATTAAGTTTTATGATGTAGACACAAAAGCATTTTCCACAGGGCCTCTAGCCACAGGTCGAGAGACAATGTACCCCAATGGATCCCTGCTGTTCCAGAATGTCACGACGGAGTACGCAGGAAACTACACACTACTTGTCCTAAAAAGATCCTTGATATATGAAGTAGGAACTGGACAAGTCCATGTATACA ATCCAGGGTCAAATACCTCCATTGGAATAACTGTAATACATAAAGACCCCAGTTACAGAGCCTAA